The genomic window TGTAGGGGACAAGCCTTGAAAAGGCTGTTGCAATCTGTCAGCGAAGCGCCCGACAGGCAGGTTCTATTTTTGCCGGACGTTAGCGATGCTCGTCAAAGAGTGACTTTCGCGTCAGACAGCAGGTGAAACAATCCGCAATTTGTGACGGAAATCCGCACCTTCGGCTCATACTGCCAGCGCAGCTCCTCCTTGCGGCGTTCCAGCTGCTCCTCCGTCTTGGCGCGCACTTCGGGGTCCTCTTCCTTCAATAAATCGACGTAGTAGCTCTCGACTCGCGCAAGCTCCTCCTCCAGCCGCGACCAAGCTTCGTCAGCCCACGTATGGTCGTAGCGGGAGATTTTTTGCTCCAGATAACGCTCGATTTCCGCTGCTGCGCGAGGCAGCGATATCATTTCCCGCGTATGGGTGCGGGCAGGCAGCTTCGGGGTTAGCGGGAGCAGATTCACCCGATCGAAGAACCGCTCGACAATTTCGCCCGTTGACAAATGGATGCCCAGTGAATGCAGCTCGCTGCGTTTGCGGTCGCAAGCCAGCTCGACCAGGGCGTTCACGCCAAGCCAGGACGTATAAGCGGCCGAGCCGACTGGTCCGACGGCGTTCTGCGGCATGTCCTCGTACAAGTTGACGAATCGGCCGCGATTCCTTACAGCTTGGAACATTTGCTCCAGCTTGGCGCTCCCGTAAGTCAGCGTTTCCTTCAATGTTCTGGCGCCAACGCCTGGAACAGACACGCCGAAATAGCGTCCAAGTATCGTATCGCCCGTTTGGGCCGGCGGGTTGTGAAGCTGTCCGGGAACGGGGCTGGCCTGAGCTGCTCCACCGCCGACTCTTGCCGCTTGGCCGCGCTGCGATCCAAGGCTTGCTTGCTGATGGGGCTGCTTTCGCTGAGCCTCAACCGCTTCATATGCTG from Xylanibacillus composti includes these protein-coding regions:
- a CDS encoding YqhG family protein translates to MNQEQIRQFVRQYLQATDCEVLEMHPAYLTVKLSPEADKELTNRPYYWSFVERTGADAETMTFTYIFDPAAYEAVEAQRKQPHQQASLGSQRGQAARVGGGAAQASPVPGQLHNPPAQTGDTILGRYFGVSVPGVGARTLKETLTYGSAKLEQMFQAVRNRGRFVNLYEDMPQNAVGPVGSAAYTSWLGVNALVELACDRKRSELHSLGIHLSTGEIVERFFDRVNLLPLTPKLPARTHTREMISLPRAAAEIERYLEQKISRYDHTWADEAWSRLEEELARVESYYVDLLKEEDPEVRAKTEEQLERRKEELRWQYEPKVRISVTNCGLFHLLSDAKVTL